A genomic region of Streptomyces diastaticus subsp. diastaticus contains the following coding sequences:
- a CDS encoding phosphatase PAP2 family protein: MLTADERLGRRIHDGALPEGAAEFLADAGGMLVGPVLLAALTTGQWFTTRRHGDAPYWWALPLTTGVAMALVPLLVSLAKVLTDRPGPPSMGGSGFFPSGHAATACVAFGACVLLLRRAVASRYRRWSLVAACAVFNGAVGYGLVARGYHWPLDVAASWALGVLLLWAAVTVARGLLRRRGGGAA; the protein is encoded by the coding sequence TTGCTCACCGCCGACGAACGCCTGGGCCGGCGCATCCACGATGGCGCTCTTCCCGAAGGCGCGGCCGAGTTCCTCGCCGACGCGGGCGGCATGCTCGTCGGCCCGGTGCTGCTGGCCGCCCTCACCACAGGGCAGTGGTTCACAACGAGACGGCACGGCGACGCCCCGTACTGGTGGGCGCTGCCGCTGACGACCGGGGTCGCGATGGCCCTCGTGCCGCTCCTGGTGAGCCTGGCCAAGGTACTGACGGACCGCCCGGGGCCACCCTCGATGGGTGGTTCGGGGTTCTTCCCTTCCGGACACGCGGCCACCGCCTGCGTCGCGTTCGGAGCCTGTGTGCTGCTGCTACGCAGAGCCGTGGCCTCCCGGTACCGGCGGTGGTCCCTCGTCGCCGCCTGCGCGGTGTTCAACGGCGCTGTCGGCTACGGCCTTGTCGCCCGCGGATACCACTGGCCGCTGGACGTCGCGGCGAGTTGGGCACTCGGGGTACTCCTGCTGTGGGCCGCCGTCACGGTGGCACGGGGGCTGCTCCGACGGCGCGGCGGCGGAGCAGCGTGA
- the gabT gene encoding 4-aminobutyrate--2-oxoglutarate transaminase: MNSLPQERRVVTAIPGPKSQELQARRSATVAAGVGSVMPVFAARADGGIVEDVDGNRFIDFGSGIAVTTVGASAEAVVRRASAQLADFTHTCFMVTPYEGYVEVAEQLAELTPGDHAKKSALFNSGAEAVENAVKIARAHTKRTAVVVFDHGYHGRTNLTMALTSKNMPYKQGFGPFAPEVYRVPVAYGYRWPTGAENAGAEASAQAIEQIEKQVGAENVAAIIIEPVLGEGGFIEPAKGFLPAIRQFASDNGIVFVADEIQSGFCRTGQWFACEDEGIVPDLITTAKGIAGGLPLSAVTGRAEIMDAAHSGGLGGTYGGNPVACAGALGAIETMRELDLNAKAQRIEAVMKPRLTEMKEKFDIIGDVRGRGAMIAIELVKAGTKEPNPEATARIAKACHAEGVLVLTTGTYGNVVRFLPPLVIGEELLKEGLDVLEAVLAAL; the protein is encoded by the coding sequence ATGAACTCCCTCCCGCAGGAGCGCCGCGTCGTCACTGCCATCCCCGGTCCGAAGTCGCAGGAGCTTCAGGCGCGGCGAAGCGCCACGGTCGCCGCGGGCGTGGGGTCGGTCATGCCGGTCTTCGCGGCCCGCGCCGACGGAGGCATCGTCGAGGACGTCGACGGCAACCGGTTCATCGACTTCGGGTCCGGCATCGCCGTGACCACGGTGGGTGCCTCGGCCGAGGCCGTGGTCCGCCGGGCCTCGGCGCAGCTCGCCGACTTCACCCACACCTGTTTCATGGTGACCCCGTACGAGGGGTACGTGGAGGTCGCCGAGCAACTCGCCGAGCTCACGCCCGGGGACCACGCCAAGAAGTCGGCGCTGTTCAACTCCGGCGCCGAGGCGGTGGAGAACGCGGTGAAGATCGCTCGTGCCCACACCAAGCGCACCGCGGTCGTCGTCTTCGACCACGGCTACCACGGCCGCACCAACCTCACGATGGCGCTGACCTCGAAGAACATGCCGTACAAGCAGGGCTTCGGGCCGTTCGCTCCGGAGGTGTACCGGGTGCCGGTCGCCTACGGGTACCGCTGGCCGACCGGCGCCGAGAACGCCGGTGCCGAGGCTTCCGCGCAGGCGATCGAGCAGATCGAGAAGCAGGTCGGCGCGGAGAACGTCGCGGCGATCATCATCGAGCCGGTACTCGGGGAGGGCGGGTTCATCGAACCGGCCAAGGGCTTCCTGCCGGCCATCCGGCAGTTCGCCTCGGACAATGGCATCGTCTTCGTCGCCGACGAGATCCAGTCCGGTTTCTGCCGCACCGGCCAGTGGTTCGCCTGCGAGGACGAGGGCATCGTCCCCGACCTGATCACGACGGCCAAGGGCATCGCCGGCGGCCTGCCGCTCTCGGCCGTGACGGGGCGCGCGGAGATCATGGACGCGGCGCACTCGGGCGGGCTGGGCGGCACGTACGGCGGCAACCCGGTGGCCTGCGCCGGTGCGCTCGGCGCCATCGAGACGATGCGAGAGCTGGACCTCAACGCGAAGGCACAGCGCATCGAGGCGGTCATGAAGCCCCGGCTGACCGAGATGAAGGAGAAGTTCGACATCATCGGCGACGTCCGGGGCCGCGGCGCGATGATCGCCATCGAGTTGGTGAAGGCGGGCACCAAGGAGCCGAACCCCGAGGCCACGGCGCGGATCGCGAAGGCCTGCCACGCGGAGGGCGTCCTCGTCCTCACCACCGGCACCTACGGCAACGTGGTGCGGTTCCTGCCCCCGCTGGTGATCGGCGAGGAGCTTCTCAAGGAGGGCCTGGACGTGCTGGAGGCTGTGCTCGCGGCCCTCTGA
- a CDS encoding ATP-binding protein, translating to MDNDGRHETRGTHGPPPFDTSGRPPSVPPPIKPSSQAVPPLPPVPPPPRHGGASAGAGQPGIPPRPLTVPEALPPRPAGAPPGAVPPDGASFVAWLRTERPPASPGIWRYGHTPRPEKEPEPVPGRQLITGALIALLVGWLVWSLLQNHYLGSWWLVPLKLFTPDSWRSGGRVTSAVVYNAYNALVITGILTVVARLGRWSEVWHRYGLPAWRRAVPAAPAAPPSAEEDPAQWPQLRAGGAPEAAERLAAETGAGVMRDVDHARITRAWQAVRAGRRSREEFTRAVLADGAGACPHPSGARDLPGRAAEHDLVTAQVRVGEVGDTPRNPYAFRGAGLALGPDLLGTSLLAVGPVGAGKSVRLVRPVVENLCLLALAGRAAVVVVSAAGSPGAGSAEQYDVVVRPGHPDSVYDLDLYGGASDPDEAAAVLAEALVGDLADPHTGGDTRRSTTVLAQLIGPYAAVHGRFPSVPELRELLDGAPAALTALRKDLEDLGDTTMLRELDARARQSGSPHDPGPALADRIALLDRPAFSSFFDTSGRTRPFSLRAVDHPVRVRIDLPERGHADASRILARLVLAQFTESVAAREDPSLFACLVLDDATGAVTPQTVRSLQRLRSANAGAVLTLRTLEEVPRTLRGPLLGAVGCRVALCGLTPWDGQDFAEVWGKEWTEARDVTDRQIVADEPLTKAAHFVRRAITGKAPTAQSVTVRQVERERWSASELAHAVPPGHAVLSLTNVRGEYAPPLLVDLRK from the coding sequence ATGGACAACGACGGCAGGCACGAGACGCGCGGCACGCACGGGCCGCCACCTTTCGACACCTCGGGGCGGCCTCCCTCCGTACCGCCCCCTATCAAGCCGTCGTCCCAGGCTGTGCCGCCACTTCCACCTGTGCCGCCGCCTCCGCGTCATGGCGGCGCGTCCGCCGGGGCCGGCCAGCCTGGAATCCCGCCCCGCCCCCTCACAGTCCCTGAGGCGCTACCCCCGCGTCCCGCCGGCGCCCCGCCCGGTGCCGTGCCGCCGGACGGAGCCTCGTTCGTCGCCTGGCTCCGGACCGAGCGGCCTCCGGCGAGCCCGGGGATCTGGCGGTACGGGCACACGCCCCGGCCGGAGAAGGAGCCGGAGCCGGTTCCTGGGCGCCAGCTGATCACCGGGGCGCTGATCGCCCTTCTGGTCGGCTGGCTGGTCTGGTCCCTGCTCCAGAACCACTACCTCGGCAGTTGGTGGCTCGTCCCACTGAAGCTGTTCACGCCGGACTCTTGGAGGTCGGGGGGGCGGGTGACGAGTGCGGTGGTGTACAACGCGTACAACGCCCTCGTGATCACGGGCATCCTCACCGTCGTAGCCCGGTTGGGCCGATGGAGCGAGGTGTGGCACCGTTACGGGCTCCCCGCATGGCGCCGCGCGGTGCCAGCCGCACCTGCGGCGCCGCCGTCGGCCGAGGAGGATCCGGCGCAGTGGCCCCAGCTCCGTGCGGGCGGGGCGCCCGAGGCGGCGGAGCGCCTCGCCGCGGAGACCGGGGCGGGCGTCATGCGTGACGTGGACCACGCCCGCATCACCCGCGCGTGGCAGGCGGTCCGGGCGGGGCGCCGCTCCCGCGAGGAGTTCACCCGTGCGGTCCTGGCCGACGGGGCCGGGGCCTGCCCCCACCCGTCCGGAGCCCGGGACCTCCCCGGCCGCGCCGCCGAACACGACCTCGTCACCGCCCAGGTCCGCGTCGGCGAGGTCGGCGACACGCCCCGCAACCCGTACGCCTTCCGGGGTGCCGGACTCGCCCTCGGCCCCGACCTGCTCGGGACGTCCCTGCTGGCCGTGGGCCCCGTAGGGGCGGGCAAGTCGGTACGCCTCGTCCGCCCGGTCGTCGAGAATCTCTGCCTGCTGGCGCTGGCCGGACGCGCCGCCGTCGTGGTCGTCTCCGCCGCCGGGTCGCCGGGTGCGGGATCGGCTGAGCAGTACGACGTCGTGGTCCGCCCCGGCCACCCGGACTCCGTCTACGACCTGGACCTCTACGGAGGCGCCTCCGACCCCGACGAGGCCGCCGCCGTCCTGGCCGAGGCACTGGTGGGCGACCTGGCCGACCCGCACACGGGCGGCGACACGCGGCGCTCGACCACGGTGCTCGCCCAGCTGATCGGCCCGTACGCCGCCGTGCACGGCCGCTTCCCGTCCGTGCCGGAGCTGCGCGAACTCCTCGACGGGGCGCCCGCCGCCCTCACCGCCCTCCGCAAGGACCTGGAGGACCTCGGCGACACCACCATGCTCCGCGAGCTGGACGCCCGGGCACGCCAGTCCGGCAGCCCCCATGATCCCGGCCCGGCGTTGGCCGACCGCATCGCGCTCCTGGACCGCCCCGCGTTCTCGTCGTTCTTCGATACCAGCGGCCGCACCAGGCCGTTCTCGCTGCGGGCCGTCGACCACCCCGTGCGGGTCCGCATCGACCTGCCCGAGCGCGGTCACGCCGACGCGTCGCGGATCCTGGCACGCCTCGTTCTCGCCCAGTTCACCGAGAGCGTGGCGGCCCGCGAGGACCCCTCGCTCTTCGCCTGCCTGGTCCTGGACGACGCCACCGGCGCCGTGACGCCGCAGACGGTACGCAGCCTGCAACGCCTGCGCTCCGCCAACGCCGGCGCCGTGCTCACCCTGCGCACCCTGGAGGAGGTGCCCCGCACGCTGCGCGGTCCCCTGCTGGGTGCTGTCGGCTGCCGCGTGGCCCTCTGCGGGCTCACTCCCTGGGACGGCCAGGATTTCGCCGAGGTGTGGGGCAAGGAGTGGACGGAGGCCCGCGATGTCACCGACCGCCAGATCGTCGCCGACGAGCCGCTGACCAAGGCCGCCCACTTCGTCCGGCGTGCCATCACCGGCAAGGCGCCCACCGCCCAGTCCGTGACCGTCCGCCAGGTCGAACGTGAACGCTGGTCCGCCTCCGAGCTGGCGCACGCCGTACCTCCCGGCCACGCGGTCCTCTCCCTGACGAACGTGCGGGGGGAGTACGCGCCACCGCTCCTCGTCGACCTGCGGAAGTGA